One window of Amaranthus tricolor cultivar Red isolate AtriRed21 chromosome 11, ASM2621246v1, whole genome shotgun sequence genomic DNA carries:
- the LOC130827449 gene encoding probable U6 snRNA-associated Sm-like protein LSm4: MLPLSLLKTAQGHPMLVELKNGETYNGHLVNCDTWMNIHLREVICTSKDGDRFWRMPECYIRGNTIKYLRVPDEVIDKVQEEKSRTDRKPPSVGRGRGRGREDGSGRQTKGIGRGMDDGGKGVGGRGRGGPGGKPAGKAGGRGR, from the exons ATG CTTCCTCTGTCACTATTGAAGACTGCGCAAGGCCACCCTATG TTGGTGGAATTGAAGAATGGGGAGACTTATAATGGACATTTGGTTAATTGTGATACCTGGATGAACATTCATCTCCGTGAAGTTATTTGTACCTCTAAG GATGGAGACAGGTTCTGGAGGATGCCTGAATGTTATATTAGGGGGAATACTATCAAGTATCTTCGAGTTCCGGATGAG GTCATTGATAAAGTCCAGGAAGAGAAGAGTCGCACag ATAGGAAGCCTCCCAGTGTAGGGCGTGGGAGAGGAAGAGGTAGAGAAGATGGCTCTGGGCGGCAGACCAAAGGCATTGGACGTGGTATGGATGATGGCGGTAAAGGTGTTGGAGGTAGAGGTCGTGGTGGTCCTGGTGGGAAGCCTGCTGGGAAAG CTGGAGGCCGAGGTCGATGA
- the LOC130827450 gene encoding probable galacturonosyltransferase 10: MLNPASFTRQLSDQIALAKSLVVIAKESKNLQFAWELSAQIRYLQILLSKAATRRSSLTIRESGNAIKDMALLLFQPQQLHYDSGTMIMRLKAKIHSLEEQMSTVSDNSSKFGQLAAEEVPKSLYCLDVQLTTEWFRNPNVQRRLSGGKSNVWKLEDNNLYHFCVFSDNILATSVVVNSTAVNSEHPENVVFHLVTDKINYAPMKAWFSMNDFRGITVEVQKIEDFSWLNASHVPVLRQLQGSETKNYYFTGNVDKKTPIKFRNPKYLSMLNHLRFYIPEVVPALRKVIFLDDDVVVQKDLSGLFSVDLNGNVNGAVETCTETFHRYHKYLNYSHPLIQSHFDPDACGWAFKMNVFDLVEWRKRNVSGIYHYWQEKNIDRTLWKLGTLPPGLLTFYGLIEPLDPSWHVLGLGYTNVDHKLISKGTVLHYNGNSKPWLKIGIEKYKPLWEKYVAYDYPILQQCNVH; this comes from the coding sequence ATGTTGAACCCAGCCTCATTTACAAGACAGCTAAGCGACCAAATCGCTTTAGCTAAATCTCTTGTCGTGATAGCGAAAGAAAGCAAAAACCTTCAATTTGCATGGGAGTTAAGTGCTCAGATTCGATACTTGCAGATCCTCCTTTCTAAAGCTGCCACAAGACGTAGCTCATTGACAATTAGGGAGTCGGGAAATGCAATCAAGGATATGGCACTTCTGCTTTTCCAACCTCAACAACTTCATTATGATAGTGGAACCATGATCATGAGATTGAAGGCTAAAATCCACTCACTTGAAGAGCAAATGAGCACGGTGAGTGATAATAGTTCCAAATTCGGGCAATTAGCCGCTGAGGAAGTCCCGAAAAGTCTCTATTGTCTTGATGTTCAGCTGACAACCGAGTGGTTTAGAAATCCGAATGTTCAAAGAAGACTTTCCGGAGGAAAGTCAAATGTGTGGAAACTCGAAGATAACAATCTTTATCATTTTTGCGTCTTCTCTGACAATATCCTCGCAACATCGGTAGTAGTAAATTCCACTGCAGTGAACTCAGAACACCCAGAAAACGTTGTTTTCCATCTTGTAACCGATAAGATTAACTATGCACCTATGAAGGCGTGGTTTTCAATGAACGACTTTCGTGGAATAACTGTCGAGGTTCAGAAAATCGAGGACTTCAGTTGGCTCAATGCTTCCCATGTTCCGGTCCTTAGGCAGCTCCAAGGTTCGGAAACCAAAAACTATTATTTTACTGGGAATGTCGATAAGAAAACGCCTATAAAGTTCCGGAATCCCAAGTACCTATCGATGCTTAACCATCTCAGATTCTACATCCCAGAAGTTGTCCCGGCTTTGAGGAAGGTAATATTTCTCGATGATGATGTTGTCGTTCAAAAGGATCTTTCGGGTTTATTCTCCGTTGATCTAAATGGGAATGTAAATGGGGCAGTTGAGACATGTACCGAAACATTTCATCGGTATCACAAGTACTTGAACTATTCTCACCCGCTTATACAATCACATTTTGATCCCGATGCCTGTGGTTGGGCATTTAAGATGAATGTGTTCGATCTGGTGGAATGGAGGAAAAGAAATGTATCGGGAATTTATCATTACTGGCAGGAAAAGAACATAGATCGGACGCTCTGGAAACTGGGCACTCTTCCACCCGGGTTACTCACTTTCTACGGATTGATTGAGCCGTTGGATCCTTCGTGGCACGTTTTGGGATTGGGATACACGAATGTGGATCATAAGCTCATCTCGAAAGGCACCGTGCTGCATTACAACGGAAACTCAAAGCCATGGTTGAAGATTGGCATTGAGAAATACAAACCGTTATGGGAAAAGTATGTTGCTTATGATTATCCTATACTCCAACAATGTAATGTTCATTGA
- the LOC130827451 gene encoding uncharacterized protein OsI_027940-like isoform X2, producing MSRHPEVKWAERADKVYLTVMLPDAKNPKVNLGPEGTFTFTATGGADDSAYELTLDLFDKVNVEESKINYGVRSITCILEKAEMKRWNRLLRGDGKAPHYVKVDWDKWADEDEDNAPADFDLGGMDFSKFGDYAGGGGEDFDDSDDDDQEVSKPEVEGAPKGAEKVEEVAATEKTEASST from the exons TCGTCATCCGGAAGTAAAATGGGCCGAAAGGGCAGACAAAGTATACCTTACTGTGATGTTGCCTGATGCAAAGAATCCAAAGGTTAATCTAGGGCCTGAAGGAACATTTACTTTTACTGCTACTGGTGGGGCAGATGATAGTGCTTACGAACTGACACTCGATCTTTTTGACAAGGTCAATGTGGAG GAAAGCAAAATTAATTATGGAGTCCGAAGCATAACCTGTATACTAGAGAAGGCAGAGATGAAAAGGTGGAATAGGCTTCTACGTGGAGATGGAAAGGCTCCACATTATGTAAAAGTAGATTGGGATAAGTgggcagatgaagatgaagataatg CTCCAGCAGATTTTGATCTTGGTGGAATGGACTTTTCG AAATTCGGAGATTACGCTGGTGGTGGTGGTGAGGATTttgatgatagtgatgatgatg ATCAAGAAGTATCGAAGCCTGAAGTAGAAGGAGCACCCAAGGGAGCTGAGAAAGTTGAGGAAGTTGCTGCCACAGAGAAGACCGAAGCATCAAGCACATGA
- the LOC130827451 gene encoding uncharacterized protein OsI_027940-like isoform X1, with protein sequence MSRHPEVKWAERADKVYLTVMLPDAKNPKVNLGPEGTFTFTATGGADDSAYELTLDLFDKVNVEESKINYGVRSITCILEKAEMKRWNRLLRGDGKAPHYVKVDWDKWADEDEDNGNAPADFDLGGMDFSKFGDYAGGGGEDFDDSDDDDQEVSKPEVEGAPKGAEKVEEVAATEKTEASST encoded by the exons TCGTCATCCGGAAGTAAAATGGGCCGAAAGGGCAGACAAAGTATACCTTACTGTGATGTTGCCTGATGCAAAGAATCCAAAGGTTAATCTAGGGCCTGAAGGAACATTTACTTTTACTGCTACTGGTGGGGCAGATGATAGTGCTTACGAACTGACACTCGATCTTTTTGACAAGGTCAATGTGGAG GAAAGCAAAATTAATTATGGAGTCCGAAGCATAACCTGTATACTAGAGAAGGCAGAGATGAAAAGGTGGAATAGGCTTCTACGTGGAGATGGAAAGGCTCCACATTATGTAAAAGTAGATTGGGATAAGTgggcagatgaagatgaagataatgGTAATG CTCCAGCAGATTTTGATCTTGGTGGAATGGACTTTTCG AAATTCGGAGATTACGCTGGTGGTGGTGGTGAGGATTttgatgatagtgatgatgatg ATCAAGAAGTATCGAAGCCTGAAGTAGAAGGAGCACCCAAGGGAGCTGAGAAAGTTGAGGAAGTTGCTGCCACAGAGAAGACCGAAGCATCAAGCACATGA